From the genome of Photobacterium sp. TLY01:
GCTTAGTGTTACAATCAGGCGGTCAATTCGTTCACTGTACATAGCCAAAACAGTGATGAACTAGATGAACCGACCCCTTCAGCAGCGAGACTAATGCAAAGCCCGAATCTCTGTACAACAAGATATTTTAATCAAGACAATAAAATATTCTACTCGCAAAAATAACCTCAGACACGCTCACTAACTTCACTGAATGCGACATCCAGCAAGCTGTTCAGCAGCTCAACTTTTTCATTGTCATCACGCCAGACTAAGTACAAAGACTGCTCCATGACCGGGGCATGATTGACCAGATGCAGCTCACCGGATTCCACACTGTGAGCAATAACCGGAGACGGTAAATAGCCGACGCCACCATTATTCAGCAAATGTTCTAAAGCCATTTTACTGGAATGGGTATGTAGGATAGGTGTTTTCTGCAGTTCATTGATCCGGCTGTGATCAACGGCAAACCGTGTGCCCCAGTCCAGATAAATCAAAGGAAAGTCCTTGATGTCAGCCATACTGCAATCAGACTGATGACAAACCAGCTGTAACTGATAGTCCCTAACTTTATTGACCATCAGATCATCAATCTTAGGTGGCTCACTCGTAATCACCACATCCAGGCTTTTATTGAGTATCTGCTTCGCCTGAGCCTGACGGGGAACCGTTTCCAGGCGCAAGGCTAGTTCGGGAATCGCACCATAAATACGGCTGATCCAGTCTGACAGGCCGTCAAACTCCCACACCAGAGCGGAAGCCCCCAAGGTGATCTGATTATTCCGTGAGTCCGACAGTGCCACATCCTGACGCGCCCTGCTCCAGGTCTGCAAGATCGCCTCCGCATACGGCTGAAGACGTTCACCCGCCGCAGTCAGGTGGACATTGCCGCGCTGACGTGAAAATAACGCATTTCCGAGCTGAGATTCCAGCTGGCGTATCCGGAAACTGACTGCAGACTGAGTCAGGTATAAGTTATCGGCGGCACGGCCAAAATGCCGTGTTTTCGTCACTTCTAGAAATGTTCTGAGTAGTTCGGTGTCCACAAGTAAACCTACATAATGAAGAGTGGGACTCTGGGCATAAACACCCTTAGCGATAGTACACTGCCCCTCCCCCTCTGATCATCAAAAAGTTTTATCGTTACGACGAAAAAGCTTTGATTTACAACTCGACAAACCTGAAAGAATATCTGCGAAAATCTCACATGGCAGGTGATCAGATGAGAAATGTAGGTAAATTTTACGACGATAAAAATTTCCCGCGCGGCTTTAACCGCTCTGGTGTTTTCACTGTTGGTGAAGCCAGCATTTTGGAAAGTTACGGAAAAACCATGCGTGGCATCCACGAAGGTCTGCTCCAACCAGAAACACCGGAAGAAGAGCAGTTTTTTGCTGAAATCACAGGACAGCAGGAAATCTCTTCAGACTTTGCTAAGTGTTGGGTTAAGTACCTGAAACAAACTTCGACCAAAACACGTAGCTATACCCTGTGTAACTCACCTCGCAAATCATCAGCAAACAGTTTTGAAGATGATAGCGATGATGGCGGTAGCGATGACGACATGGATTTTTAATTAATCCGTCATTTATCGCCATAGCAAGATGCTTTACCGAGCCATTCGCTAACCGCGCATGGCTCTTTTCTTTTTTGCCCGATAAACCGGGCAATCAATTGGTTAATTGAAATGAAAATTTGCTTCGTAATGTACCCATGGAGCAGAGTCGAGCCTGAAACAGACTCGACGCTGCGTTTGATCCATGAAGTTGCCAGTCGCGGCCATACTGTCGCTCTGACTACCCCGAGTAACCTGACCATGCGTGACAGCATGGCTATTGCTTTTTGCCGGGTGCTTAAAAAGTCGACAGTGTCTAACAATGTGCCAAGCTTTTACCGCAAAGCGGAGTTTCGCAAAGCAGAGCTGCCACTGGCCGGATTTGACGCCATTATCATGCGTGCAAACCCGCCGCTCGATACCATGGCGCTGAACTTTCTGGATTCAGTACGTGACGATACTTTCATTTTCAATGACATCGATGGTCTGCGTGTTGCGAACAACAAGCTCTATACCGCTTCTTTACCGGATCCCAACCGCGAGTTCATTCCGGTAACACACGTGTCGAAAAACCGGGAATACCTGGAACGAGTTCTGGAAGAAAACCCCAATGATCGCATGATCATGAAGCCGCTGAACGGTTACGGCGGCAAAGGCGTAATTCTGGTTGAAAAAAGCGCGAAATCCAGCGTGCGCTCCTTGCTGGATTTTTATATCGGCGACGACCACAACTATGTGATTTTACAAGACTACATTGAAGGTGCAGAAAAAGGCGACGTTCGTATCATGATGCTGAACGGCGAGCCGATTGGCGCCATGAAACGTGTGCCGGCCAAAGATGATGTGCGCTCTAACATTCATGCCGGTGGTCAGGAAGTCAAGCACACCCTGACGAAGCAGGAAATGCGACTGTGTCGCCATATCGGGCCCAAACTGGTTCGTGACGGTCTTTACTTTGTCGGCCTGGATGTCATCAATGGCAAACTGGTTGAAGTGAATGTCCTCAGCCCTGGTGGTATTACCCGTATCAATCGCCTGAATCGCACCAAGCTTCAGCGTGAGGTGATTGATTTCGTTGAAAGCGTTGTCAAAGCCAAAGACATCAGTATTGCACGCAAGAATAAATTCCGTCAGGTTATCGAAGATGCGTCAACTAACTGAGCAAGATGTGCTGGCATTGATCCAGCAGCACATTCCTTTTGAAGGACAGTTGGCTGACGGCAGTGTCACCATTCGTATCACCGAGTATCAGCCGATTGTCGCCACTGCGATTCACAACGGCAGTCGGTTACGCCCTGAACTGGTGGCTAAATGCCACCTTTCAGAAGCGGAAAGGTACTATGAGGAAGATCCGTACACAGGCGATTTCATCACCTCCCTGCCCATTGTGCTGCAAGGCGAAGACTCCCGATACGAGTACGACCTGAACCGCAGTCCGGAAACCTGTATTTATCAGCAGGCCTGGGGGAAAGATGTCTGGCACGCTAAACTGACCGAATCAGAAAAGCAGACTTCTTTAGCAAAACATGCCTGTTATTACCGCATTTTTCGTGCACTGATCACGTCTCTAGAGCGCAAGTTCGGCTACTGTGTTATCTATGACATGCATTCATATAATCATGAGCGCATAACGCAGCCTTGTCCGACATTTAATTTAGGGACAGCACAGATTGATCGTAAAGCCTGGCAAGCCGAGGTCAATGACCTGCTTACCCGGCTAGGACAAATCCAACTCCCCAATCAGACGGTCACAGCTGGTGAAAATCTTGTTTTTCAGGGTATGGGATATCAGGCAACCTTTGTTCGTGATAATTTCTCCCGCACCCTGATCTTACCCATTGAGATCAAGAAGGTGTATATGAATGAAACAGGTGGTGAAAGTTATCCGTTAGTTATTGAGCAGTTGAAAACCGAATTAAAAGACACCTTGACCGGTCATGCTGCCTTTGTGATGCAAAACAGGACAAAGCAACCTGCACGCCGACGTCAAAATGCCCATGTGCTGGACTCAAAACTGCCAAAGGAAGTTGTCCTGCTGGACCGCCAGCTGTACAAATTTGCCCGTGGCCTGAATACGCTCAGTTACATCAATCCAATTAACCTTAAACAGGAAAAACGCCGGTTTCTACATAACCGCGATGTCTATCATCCGCAGTTTACCTACCGTCAGTTAGATCTGGATCCTTATAAATTTCGCGAACAGTTGTACCGGTTACCGGTAGAAGATATTCGTGATGCCGGGATTCAGTCGATGTACCGTAAAGTCATCGACCAGTTGGCCGTTCGGATTGACTTGTTGACCAGTCTGGGCCATGAAGAGTTTTTGTACAACTCATTGCGCTATTACGGCCGGCCAGATGAGAGCGATATCGCTAATGCCAACTTCATTTTGCATGCCAGAGAATATGCTGAGCCCGAAAACGCCACCATCAGTGCAGAAGAAGCGGTGGTTGCGTTCAACGAAGCTGCCGACGATTACGGTTTCAGCTGTAAAATTCAGGGCACAACCAAGCTGATTGCACGCGCTATGGTGAGTGGCCGTACCGTGAAGATCAACCTGAACAGCCGATTCACGCAATCGGATCTATATGCGTTGATCCACCATGAGATGGGTGTCCATATGGTCACCAGCGTGAATGCCGAAGCCCAGCCGCTCAAAGTGTTGCAGCTTGGCTTACCGGGGAATACGCATACGCAGGAAGGTCTGGCGATTCTGTGCGAACACTTGTCGGGCAACTTCCCGTTACACAGGCTGAAAACCCTGGCGTTGCGTGTGGTTGCAGTTGATATGATGGTTAATAAACGCAGCTTTAATGAAACCTTCAATACGCTGAAGTTTGATTACGGCCTGTCCAATGACACTGCGTTTACCATTACAACCCGTGCATACCGTGGTGGTGGTTTTACTAAAGACTACCTGTATCTCCGTGGTTTGAAAGACGCACTCAGACTCCATAAAGAAACAGACCTGACCTCGCTTTTCATTGGTAAAACAGGCTTTGAGTTCAAACCATTGCTTGATGAACTGATTGAACGCGAGATTTTACAGCCACCTCAGTACCTGCCTAAGGCACTGAAGATGAAGACGGACACCGATCCCATCATTAACTTCATGCTGAACTGCATCAACTAACAGGCACAAAAAAGATGCGCTTCCGTCATTGGTAAGCGCATCTTTATTTACAGGCTTTTGATTGCCGTGTTTATTCCCATTCCCAATGACGGCCGTCATGTTCCTGAGTAAACAACATCCGATAGCCTGAGATGTTTCTGTGTGGCACATCTCGCATCACTTTATGGAACTGCTTGTTATCCAGGTGGATCAGATTTTCATGATCACCGGATTCAATATACAGTTCATCCTGTTCAAGCAGCAGATCATCCACCAGCATGTTGATTTTATAAGCTTGCCCCAGTGAAGGGATCGCACCGGGTTCGCAGTCCTGAAAGATCTGGGTTAACTCATGCTCACCCACTAAAAAGAACTGCTTGCCCATGATGCGATTAATTTTATCAATCATGACCCGGCGGTTAGACGGCACAACGGCCATCAGATAATCACCCTGCTGATCCTTAAGCAATACGGCTTTCGCCACTTGGGAAGTCGGAACATGTGCAGAGACCGCCGAACTGAATGATGTATCGGTATGCCTATGGTGCGTCAGACTGAAATCCACATTATGGCTGTTGAGGAATTGCCCAACTGTCATCGCCATCGCCATAAATCACCTCCTGGAAATCCAGCGCTCGGGCTGAACGCCCTACAGCCAAAGTATGAAAGGGGTGCGGCAATTTTGCGAACTTCACACCGATAAATTTCATGGGTAATTGTAAAGGAAGGCGAACAAACTTACTGAATACGACGGATCTGCCAGAATGCCTTTTGCCAGTACGGGGTGTCTAAACTGGACACAACGACCCCCTGAGACGTCGAGGCATGCAGGAACTCATTGTTCCCCATATAAATACCGACATGGCGCATCCGGCGTCCTGTTCTGAAAAACACTAAATCCCCTTTTTTCGCCATGTTGCGGGGAATCGCCTTACCCAGTTGCGACTGCTCTGCGGTGGTGCGGGGCAGCATTTGGCGATACACCTCAGAATAGGTCAGCTGAACAAAGGCGGAGCAGTCAATGCCACGCCTGGAACTGCCTCCTAAACGATAAGGCGTGCCTTTCCAGCTTTGATAAACATCAAGAAAGGTAGGAGTCGGCGGTTTGATGGCAATAGAAAGCGGGGGCTGAGGGGGCGGATTCACCGCAGCATGAATTTCCCGGGTTTCCGCTGGCACTTGCGTTGTGGTGCTGCAGCCAGTCAGAACACTCAGGCCAGCCATCGCGGAGAGCATCAAGATCAGGCGTTGCTGGCGGTAACCCACATGCCTCCTTGTTCCTGCCATATCAACCTCTGCACAAAAAAATACCACAAAGAAATGATTATGCATGAAGCCATGGCCTGATGCACTGCCTGACGTGCCGCCTGATTAATCTTAAAGCAACTCTGAATCGTGCCCAACGTGCGGATTCATCATTGATGACGACACAAGGCTATCAAGCTCTGAAAGCAGCCTGATTCCCGGCACCAGTGCGTTCACTTTTAATAGACTACTTTTCAACGGGTTAACTTCCTATTTTGTGAGCTGTTGCATATCAAAGTCTCAGGGACTTTTGCTAAATTTCTCAGCTGAATTAATCTAAAAATGTAGTTTGTGTTTTTTAAGGAGTTGCTGTGCTCGCTTTCGTCCGTCTGTTCCTGGCTGCCCTTTTTATTATCTTCACCTGCTTGTTTGCGCTGGTGTACTGCCTTTTCAGCCCCAGAGATCCAAAGCATGTCTATTTTTTCAGTCGCTGGTTCAAGATACTGCGGAAAATTGTCAATGTGCATATTATTGAACGGGGACAAGAGCGGATCCAAGGGATTGAGCGCGCCGTTTATATCTCTAATCACCAAAATGTGTTCGATTTTGTGACCTCGCCCGGCATGGTCCGGCCGCGAACCGTCTCAATCGGTAAAAAAAGCCTGCTGTGGATTCCCTTCTTTGGTCCCTTGTACTGGATCACCGGCAATATACTGATAGACAGAGAAAATAAGGCCAAAGCCCGCGATACCATCAAACAAGTGGCTGATACCATTCACGAACGTAATCTGTCGGTATGGATGTATCCCGAAGGCACCCGAAGCAAAGGGCGCGGCCTGCTGCCTTTTAAAACCGGTGCATTCAGAATGGCCATTGAGGCCGGTGTGCCCATCGTGCCTATGGTTGTCAGCAGTACCCATCACAAAATCGACCTGAATCAGCGGGATAACGGCACTGTGATTGCTGAATACCTCGACCCGATTGATACGTCTGAATTGACGATGCATGATGCCCGGGAATTAGCTGAACATTGCCGAGACATGATGCTGAATCACATCGCGAAACTGGATGCTGAAGTGGCAACACGCAACACCCAGTCAGCGACAGTTGTAGCAAAAACAAGTTAATGGGTTTCTGGCGTCTGTTGATTGCTCAACGCGTCAAATGCCCTGAGCAATGGCTCACTTTTCAGAATCCGGTTATGCCCCAGACCACTGGTTTCAATCAGACTGACACCTGGCAGGGCATTTGCTTTCTTTGATTGTTCAAACAACGCAAAACGATCGCCCGTATCGTGAACAATTACGATATGTCCCTGGTGGCCAGCCAGACGTTGGTGGCTGTCCACACGATCAATCGGATACTGATACTGCTGCTCAACGGCTCGAATCACATCCTGAAACAAACGCAGTGAGAAGCCCGAGCCCTCAACAACCCGGTACAAGTTATCTTTGTAGTTCAGGATCGGAGCGACCAGCAGCATGGGCACACCGGCCAGTTTCGCGTGCTTACTCTCAAGCATCATGGTGCAGCCCATACTGTGCGCAACAACACCAGCAAGATCTTCGACGGCTTGCTCTAGTACGGCATCCAGACCTTTGACAAAACCGGGCAAATGCCCGTGCCGCCCCTCACTCGCCCCATGCGCAGGATTATCAAATGCCAGCGCAGTAAAGCCTGAAGCCGCAATCCGTTCCATCAGGGTATAAAACTGACTGGCCGAACCGGACCAGCCATGCCCAAGCAGCCACGTTGGTCCGCTCCCCAGAGAATAGGTCATGATGCTACCTTCAGAGCTCTCGATCACTTTTTGTTGCAACCCCTCAGGAGCCTGCGTGTTTGCCGAGTATCGTTCAGGTGTTAACAACAAGTTCCGTGCAGTTTTACGAGCGTGTGACGGCGCAATGCGATGATAAGCACGGGTTGCCACGTTGATTGCACGGCGCCTGAGATTCACGCGCCCCTTGGTGTTGAAGTATATTTTGCTGCTCATCATTTGGCCTCTGAAAAAAGTACGTACGTGCTTTTTTTGATATCTAAAAATTAGTCTGACGCTCTGTCTGACCGCCAACTGGCAAGTATCAGGTCCACATCCGTCCAGAATCTCGGGTTATCATCCGCTTCCAGACCTAAAGAATGAAAGAGCTGACTGCTGAGATAAACCCCATACAACCGGAACACAGACTGCCAGGTATCTAAATCTTGATGGAACTCCCCGCTTGCCTTCCCCTGCTCAACCTGGCGGCATAAATAGTCCATCCAGCGACGGGTAATCCTGTCCAGCTCCTGCTGAACAGGATCATCGCTGCAGCGCCCCTCTTTCCAGGCATCGATAAACATGCAGCTGCCCTGAAAAGAATGATTCCAGGCTAGCCAGTTCTGCAGTAATAACCTGATTTTTTCTTCTATCGACTCCCACCCGGCAAGCCGGGCTGGCTGGATAACATGCTGAGCAAAGTACTCCCCCGCAAACTGCAAAACGGAGACCTGTAGATTCTCTTTCGAGTTGAAATGCGCAAACAGTCCGCTTTTTGACATCCCTGATGCCTTCGCCAGTTGCCCGACAGTCAGGCTGTCCAACCCATCCCGGCTGGCCAGATCAAATGCCGTTCTCAGTATGTGTTCCCGGGTTAACCGACCTTTGCTCATTGCACTTCCTTTCGTTACCTGCATGCGATTAAAGCACGATCGTTCTTTTTCATGCAAGAGGAGTCAGGTCCAACCAGACGCCCCTTAATCACCAGAAACGGTCATGCTGACGGTTTCTGGCGCTGATGACCCGTCACAGAATGACAAGAACAGGTACGACAGAATAGCTGAAGCAACCATCGCGTGCTTTCAGACTCAGCTTTTAACGCTCTGAAAAATGAAAAAGACTGTCAACTTTAATAGGACAGTCGCCAGCTTCATGAACCGCATCCTGCGCCTGCTTCAGCGAATCGTAACTGCAGGGTATCCCGTAAACATCCGTCAGCGGATAATCATTCCCGGCTTCATCTTTAAAATTCACACTCCAGCCAGCACTGAGAAAATCGTGGACCAGCCGCGCTTCCACCAAAGTGTGCTGCATCAACATTTCCCGGCATTCAGACAGAACCATAATCAAACCCTCTCAACGTCTTTAAGAGAACGGATCTATTGAACAAGTGGATTTCCTTGCACCACTCGTCAAGATTCTTATCACTATAAATATAGTTAATTCTGCATCAAAGGAACCTTAAACGAATGAGCCCTTCCCAATCAGCCTGGAGCTCCTTAAAGCCTGTTTCTGCCTGAAACAAAGCAGCACCATGACGAACCCCTGCATTGAGCTGCTTATTGTTAAAATTATTATTCATTATTTTTTGTGCGGTTATAGCGTATTTCGCTATCCAAGTATTGATAAATCCAATGCATCTATGCTCTCATTCGCAGATAAAAAATCTTAATAAAACAAGGGTTATACGTGTCCGCTATATCCATTCACACCATGAAGGACGGTGAAGTCACCTTCCCAGCAGGCGAGCAACTCGTTTCAGCGACGGATCTCAAAGGCAATATCATCTATTGCAATCCCTGCTTCTGCCAAGTGGCCGGTTATACCGAAAAGGAATTACTGGGAAAACCACATAACATCATTCGTCATGCCGATATGCCCAAAGCTGCATTTGGCGATATGTGGATGCACCTGAAAAAAGGAAACGCCTGGCGGGGTATCGTCAAGAACAAAACCAAAAATGGCGGTTATTACTGGGTCGACGCATACGTCACACCTATCTACCAGGACAGTAAAATCGTGGGTTACCAGTCGGTACGCGTGAAACCCACTTCCGAGATGATCAAAACCGCCAGTCAGGCTTACAAAACCCTACGCCAGAGTGAAGGCAAAACCAGTGTGTCTCTGTCGCTACCGGTGTCTCTGCGTTACGGCTTACTGGCTGCCGCGATTTTGCTGCCTGTGATGAGCAGCCTGATGCAAGGAGGATTCTCGCTGACTGCGCTTTTGCCGCTGCTTCCGATGCTTGTATTACTGCTGTTCTTCCGCCAGGAGCTGTTCCAGACACCACAGCAACTGAATGCGCTCAAGCAAAGTTATGACAGTATCAGCCGGCTGATTTTTTCCGGCAACAGTGCATTTTCCGTGGCGGATTATCACCTCAAGATGGCCTCAGCAAGAATTCGTACCGTGTTGGGCCGAATGAAAGATGCAGCCCACCCGCTTCAGGAACTGGCAGAGGATCTGAGTGAAACGGCCACCCGTGTCAATCAGGCAATCAGACATCAGAACGACAACATTCATCGTGTTGCCAACGCACTGGATGACATGACTGACTCCGCACAAACGGTCAACCAGCATGCTGATCACTCAGAACAATTACTGCTCAATACCCAAAATTACAGCGATCAAACCCGGGTGCAATTAGATACCACTCAGCAAAATTTACAGGCTCTGTCGGCGCAGGCTGAGCAGGCAACGGCCACAACACTGCAATTAAGTAACGAAGCGGCAAAAGTGAGCTCAGTCATGGATGAAATTCGCGGCATTGCCGATCAGACAAACCTGCTGGCCTTAAATGCTGCCATTGAGGCTGCTCGTGCTGGTGAGCATGGGCGTGGTTTTGCTGTGGTTGCTGATGAAGTTCGGGCTTTGTCGTCGCGAACCCAGACAGCGACAGAGCAGATCCAGAACAGCATTGAACACATGCTGAATACCATCAATGAGTGGCGTTCTGTGATTGAATGTAACCGCGATCAGACCAATCAGTGTGTGGCAACAGCCGCAGAAGGTTCCGGCAGCCTGAAAACCATGGAAGCCAATATGGCTGAAATGAGCCTGCTGATACGGAAAATGGCCCAGGCGGCTGAAGGCCAGGTTCAACTGACCGATCAGACCCGCCAGCACATTCACTCCATCGCAGCAGCGTCAGAGCAAAACTTTAAAGAATTGCTGCTGGTTGAGGAATCGAGCGCCGGGCTCAGGGCTAAAGTCGACGACTTTGAAGCACTGGCAAAACGTTTCGAGGAAAGATAACCCTTCCCTTTGTCTGACTGGCCTGGCTGGCCAGTCAGACGCGCCCCTCTGCTGACACCATCCCACCTTTTATCCGTCGCCATCTGGTATGTGACGCATTACTTTCGCTTACCTTGATCTGTGACAAGTGTTCACCACCGAGTTCGATGGCGAATCCTGCTGGGCAGAGATACACTCATTCACAGTATCTTTTTTAGTCAAGGAAACACGATGGCTGATTTACAACAGACTGAAGCGCCTTGTGAAGCTTGTGGTGTCGCGGCTGAAATTGGCTTTCTCATCCGCGAAGGGGATGATGTCTCAGAGCTTTCATTTCATGGCCCGGACAAGAATGCAATCGAAGCTGAATTTGCACCTTTTCTGGCATTAGCGAAAAGTGTGAATACCAAAGTACAGTATCAGACCCTCTACAGCGACGACGGCACAGCAATGACAGCGAGCCTGCAGTTTGAATGCAGTGCTGAAAAACTGATCTTCGACCTCAAGTCGCGCTCCCTGCCTTCACAATAAGCTGCAATCGGAAGTCATATCGGGCAAAAATTCTGTCCCGATATGGCTATTTGCTGCCATCCCTCCCACTCCTCTGTGATATGATTCCCGCCAGAGAACTATGCCAAGATAACAATGCAATAGGATGCGCAGGAATGACCAACAAAACTATCGCTTTCATCGGGTTAGGCACTATGGGTTTCCCTATGGCCGGGCACTTAGCCACTGCAGGCTTTCATGTCGTGGTGTACAACCGCACGACAGCCACAGCAGAGAGATGGCTCAACACTTACCCGGGCAAGCTTGCACTGACTCCGGCAGAGGCCGCACAAGAGGCCGATGTCGTCCTGACCTGTGTCGGTAATGATAACGATGTCCGTGAAGTCTACTGCGGAGAACAGGGAATCCTGTCAACCATTCGTCCAGGCACATTATTGATTGATCACACAACAGCATCAGCCGATGTCGCCCGTGAAATCGCAGAAGCCGCCAGCAAAGCGTCAGCCACATTCATTGACGCGCCAGTCTCTGGCGGTGAAGCTGGCGCTGTGAATGGCTGTCTGACCATCATGGTCGGCGGTAGCGAAACAGCATTTCAGACAGCCCAGCCTATTTTCAACACTTATGCGAAAGCCTCGACCCTGATGGGTGATGTCGGGTTCGGCCAAATTACAAAAATGGCGAACCAAATCTGCATTACCGGTATTCTCCAGGGCTTATCTGAGGCCATTACGCTTGCTAAGGCAGCAGGATTAGATATCGAGAAAATGACCGATGTGCTGAAACACGGTGCGGCCGGCTCATGGCAAATGGAAAACCGTGCTGTCACTATGGCGGAAGATAAATTTGATTTCGGTTTTGCCATCGACTGGATGCGAAAAGATCTGTCTATCTGTTTCGAAGCCGCCGATAAACTGTCTGTCCCACTTCCTCTTGCCCGTCAGGTTGATGCGGAATACGCGAAACTTCAGGACAGAGGTTTTAATCGCGCAGACACATCGGTATTAATCAAACAATTTGATCAATAACGCCGACCTGGGTTCATGGTAGGGTTGAAATATGCGTTGATAGTAATATCAGCGCATATTTTTATCCAAGCCTTTGGTGACACTACTCCCAATTCACCAGCTAATGCTGTCTTTTCTTCTGGTACTGATTACAATTTGTCAGGAATAGACTGAATACAGACCTGTGTCGTGATAAATATGACAAAGCAACGCCAGCCATTTTTCCTGTTCGCCGTCCTGGGCTTTGTTCTGATAAACAGCCAGACCGTTGCCGCGAATCAATTCATTTCAGAAATAAAGCTGCTTAACTACACAGATAGCTACGGTAACGTGTCGCTGCGGCATTCAAAAACCATTACCCTGCCTAACCCGCTTCATGTGAAAGGCAATCTGAATCTCGAAAATAGTGATATTCGTTATTTACCGGGTGTCGTTCGCGTCGATGGAAATCTCAACCTGGCCTATAGCAACATTGTTTCATTGCCTAAAAAGCTGGAAGTTTCGGGATATCTCAATCTGGCCCACACCCGAATTACCAGACTGAGCCCGTACCTTAAGATACCCGGGGATTTAAGTTTGATCGGCATGCCCATTACACGGTTACCCCCTTACCTGTTTGTCGGTGGCGATCTCTATCTGGCTCATACCAAAATTACTGAACTTCCTCCCAATATCACAATAAAAGGTGATATTTATTTAGGAGGCGTTCAATTGAAATCCATTCCGGAAAATCTACGTATCGGCGGGAATATCTATCAATAAAATTGATGTCCCCGATCAATCCCGGACATCAATACTTTTTACACCGTCCAAAAACACTAAAGCCAGAAACACATCATGAGTGTCTCTGGCTAACTTTACTTACTTTTTTACATAACCAATCTGATTTTTATCTTTTTCGTCGCTTTCGCATCAAGTGCGTTCATTTACTTTTCAGTTTCGACTTAGAAGACTGTGACTGGTAATAGAACCATTGTCTACGGCTTTTATTTGTCATAATTCACCTCTCGATAAAACATAGATAACAAGCCAAGTTTTTCTAAAAATCTTTGCTACCTAATCCGTTCACTTTACTCAAAGATTCATTACAGTTGA
Proteins encoded in this window:
- the hdfR gene encoding HTH-type transcriptional regulator HdfR, coding for MDTELLRTFLEVTKTRHFGRAADNLYLTQSAVSFRIRQLESQLGNALFSRQRGNVHLTAAGERLQPYAEAILQTWSRARQDVALSDSRNNQITLGASALVWEFDGLSDWISRIYGAIPELALRLETVPRQAQAKQILNKSLDVVITSEPPKIDDLMVNKVRDYQLQLVCHQSDCSMADIKDFPLIYLDWGTRFAVDHSRINELQKTPILHTHSSKMALEHLLNNGGVGYLPSPVIAHSVESGELHLVNHAPVMEQSLYLVWRDDNEKVELLNSLLDVAFSEVSERV
- the maoP gene encoding DUF413 domain-containing protein — its product is MAGDQMRNVGKFYDDKNFPRGFNRSGVFTVGEASILESYGKTMRGIHEGLLQPETPEEEQFFAEITGQQEISSDFAKCWVKYLKQTSTKTRSYTLCNSPRKSSANSFEDDSDDGGSDDDMDF
- the gshB gene encoding glutathione synthase; translated protein: MKICFVMYPWSRVEPETDSTLRLIHEVASRGHTVALTTPSNLTMRDSMAIAFCRVLKKSTVSNNVPSFYRKAEFRKAELPLAGFDAIIMRANPPLDTMALNFLDSVRDDTFIFNDIDGLRVANNKLYTASLPDPNREFIPVTHVSKNREYLERVLEENPNDRMIMKPLNGYGGKGVILVEKSAKSSVRSLLDFYIGDDHNYVILQDYIEGAEKGDVRIMMLNGEPIGAMKRVPAKDDVRSNIHAGGQEVKHTLTKQEMRLCRHIGPKLVRDGLYFVGLDVINGKLVEVNVLSPGGITRINRLNRTKLQREVIDFVESVVKAKDISIARKNKFRQVIEDASTN
- a CDS encoding flavohemoglobin expression-modulating QEGLA motif protein codes for the protein MRQLTEQDVLALIQQHIPFEGQLADGSVTIRITEYQPIVATAIHNGSRLRPELVAKCHLSEAERYYEEDPYTGDFITSLPIVLQGEDSRYEYDLNRSPETCIYQQAWGKDVWHAKLTESEKQTSLAKHACYYRIFRALITSLERKFGYCVIYDMHSYNHERITQPCPTFNLGTAQIDRKAWQAEVNDLLTRLGQIQLPNQTVTAGENLVFQGMGYQATFVRDNFSRTLILPIEIKKVYMNETGGESYPLVIEQLKTELKDTLTGHAAFVMQNRTKQPARRRQNAHVLDSKLPKEVVLLDRQLYKFARGLNTLSYINPINLKQEKRRFLHNRDVYHPQFTYRQLDLDPYKFREQLYRLPVEDIRDAGIQSMYRKVIDQLAVRIDLLTSLGHEEFLYNSLRYYGRPDESDIANANFILHAREYAEPENATISAEEAVVAFNEAADDYGFSCKIQGTTKLIARAMVSGRTVKINLNSRFTQSDLYALIHHEMGVHMVTSVNAEAQPLKVLQLGLPGNTHTQEGLAILCEHLSGNFPLHRLKTLALRVVAVDMMVNKRSFNETFNTLKFDYGLSNDTAFTITTRAYRGGGFTKDYLYLRGLKDALRLHKETDLTSLFIGKTGFEFKPLLDELIEREILQPPQYLPKALKMKTDTDPIINFMLNCIN
- a CDS encoding aminoacyl-tRNA deacylase: MAMAMTVGQFLNSHNVDFSLTHHRHTDTSFSSAVSAHVPTSQVAKAVLLKDQQGDYLMAVVPSNRRVMIDKINRIMGKQFFLVGEHELTQIFQDCEPGAIPSLGQAYKINMLVDDLLLEQDELYIESGDHENLIHLDNKQFHKVMRDVPHRNISGYRMLFTQEHDGRHWEWE
- a CDS encoding NlpC/P60 family protein translates to MAGTRRHVGYRQQRLILMLSAMAGLSVLTGCSTTTQVPAETREIHAAVNPPPQPPLSIAIKPPTPTFLDVYQSWKGTPYRLGGSSRRGIDCSAFVQLTYSEVYRQMLPRTTAEQSQLGKAIPRNMAKKGDLVFFRTGRRMRHVGIYMGNNEFLHASTSQGVVVSSLDTPYWQKAFWQIRRIQ
- a CDS encoding 1-acylglycerol-3-phosphate O-acyltransferase, which produces MLAFVRLFLAALFIIFTCLFALVYCLFSPRDPKHVYFFSRWFKILRKIVNVHIIERGQERIQGIERAVYISNHQNVFDFVTSPGMVRPRTVSIGKKSLLWIPFFGPLYWITGNILIDRENKAKARDTIKQVADTIHERNLSVWMYPEGTRSKGRGLLPFKTGAFRMAIEAGVPIVPMVVSSTHHKIDLNQRDNGTVIAEYLDPIDTSELTMHDARELAEHCRDMMLNHIAKLDAEVATRNTQSATVVAKTS